One genomic segment of Clostridium saccharoperbutylacetonicum N1-4(HMT) includes these proteins:
- a CDS encoding ArsR/SmtB family transcription factor, giving the protein MDYEGNSKIFKALTDPSRLKIIDILSCGEKCACEILNYFDFTQPTLSHHMKVLSDCGLVEVRKEGLWNYYKLNINNCNKLTLFMMNLITETKDCICKDKANCTCK; this is encoded by the coding sequence ATGGATTATGAAGGAAACTCAAAAATTTTCAAAGCATTAACTGATCCAAGTAGATTAAAAATAATTGATATATTATCGTGTGGCGAAAAATGTGCATGTGAAATTCTAAATTATTTTGATTTTACTCAACCAACACTTTCACATCATATGAAGGTATTAAGTGATTGTGGCCTTGTAGAGGTAAGAAAAGAGGGGCTTTGGAATTACTATAAGTTAAACATAAACAATTGTAATAAACTTACATTGTTTATGATGAATCTCATAACAGAAACAAAAGATTGCATTTGTAAAGATAAAGCTAATTGTACTTGTAAATAA
- a CDS encoding arsenate reductase ArsC: MKTKVAFVCVHNSCRSQMAEALGKLYGISVFESYSAGTETKPQINQDAVRIIKALYNIDMNKTQKSKLLSDIPGVDIVITMGCNVECPFLPCKYREDWGLDDPTGKNDEEFINTAKTIEEKIKDLANRIENNEINLDQ; encoded by the coding sequence ATGAAAACAAAAGTAGCATTTGTTTGCGTTCACAATTCATGCAGATCACAAATGGCAGAGGCACTTGGAAAGCTTTATGGAATTTCAGTATTTGAAAGTTATTCTGCTGGAACAGAAACAAAGCCACAAATAAATCAAGATGCAGTGAGAATAATAAAGGCCTTATATAATATTGACATGAACAAAACTCAAAAATCTAAACTTTTATCTGATATTCCAGGTGTGGATATCGTTATAACTATGGGATGTAATGTGGAGTGTCCATTTTTGCCTTGCAAATATAGGGAAGATTGGGGATTGGACGACCCAACAGGTAAAAATGATGAGGAGTTTATAAATACAGCTAAAACTATAGAAGAAAAGATAAAAGACTTAGCAAATAGAATTGAGAATAATGAAATTAATTTAGACCAATAA